A region of the Silene latifolia isolate original U9 population chromosome 9, ASM4854445v1, whole genome shotgun sequence genome:
TTCCGATAAAATATTATGTACTCAACTATCTATTGCATTTAACATAAAGAAAAATATCATATTACTATTGGACTACTCATTATTTGGAtccaattttattttaatttagtgTTTTACTTTATCCTCGCAATTTTTTGTGTTTAAATTTTAGTTTTCGACCTACCGTCGCTGAAATCATTGTTAAACTTGCACCCCCTGTGATCAACTCTTGGAATCGCCCCTGCCAACAGACATTCGTGTGAGAGCCTGAGGGGCCGTGTTAGAGTATAAAATTAATCTTGGCACTGCAACCGATTAGCTAAAGTTGTTAGTTGAGATGGTTTCTTGGCAACACTCGACACTCAAACATGCATGGATAAGACACTCGAACATTTCATTCTATACCCAAAAAAATGAGTTTTAATCAGAAAATAGTAGAATATGCCACTTACTCATGCACTCATGCAACTCCTGAAGCGACCTCGGACACGTGCAAGAAAAATTGGGAGAGAAAGAAACAAGACCCGACATGACCTTtcgaacggatgaaattgaagtgtataatacacggttttcgggattacacGGTCTCGGAAAAAAAAATCTCGTAAATCACACGgacagttcctcgggtcagattaagCGTCCACACTAATTTTGAGGAGTAACAGAGGACATTTCAGTGTGTCGGTGTGCAATAAACTAATCTCGGGCGAAAGTCAAATACTCGTTATATAtggattaatacttgttatttggtgcTGAAATCGAATAAGGCAACTCCTGAAACGAACCTCAGACAcgtgcaaaaaaaaaattgggcgagaaagaaacatgacccgacacgacctccagaacggctgaaattgaagtatataatacatggttttgaAATTACAGGGTCTCGGAACATAAAATGTCATTGATAAGCGCATATTTATACATTAATTTACTATTTAATAATATGTTTTTAGTGTCGTCCCTTATACTATATGAGCCATATATTCTAATTTAACAATTATTTATCTTTAACCATTTGCTTATAATTTTATAAGCTAAATTCATTGTAATTGTTACGGAGTATCATTTGGTAGGTGACAAATAATTTGAAGTCCAAAGCTATGGACTAACTTACGGATACCATGGAATTGATGGCAAGATCAATAGAAGATGGGCCACATTCATTTCTTTAGCAGAAGTAGTCCGTGTAACTAGGAGTTCAGAAAAGACTAAAATAGGAAGAATAATGAGATGGCGTCATCGAGTGTTATTTAAACTCAGCGCCACCCAAAATATATTAGTAAATTTCTTGGGTATTTTCACTTTTATTCTcttaaattttgaatttcaaactaATTAAAACAAAAGGGTAGTTTAGGAACCtaaatttaataattagttagatatattattattattattattattattattattattattattattattattaaaaaaagaTGCGCGCATCTcttattaaaagaaaaataaaagtttacatgaaattggtggggagccgagagacaatctgggctcccacacccttaacAACAGcgaagctaagtctagtaaaaatgtaagcggccacccgagcccccgcatcctgagataccgagaattattattattattattattattattattattattattattattattattattattattattattattattattattattattattattattattattattatagggtTTTTAATGCCAATAATCCATCCTAAGCCTCTTCTTCCCAAAACATAATAGTAAATTTCTTGTGTATTTTCACTTTTATCCTcttaaattttgaatttcaaactaATTAAAATAAAAGGGTAGTTTAGGAACCTAAATTTTATAATTAGTtagatatattattattattatattataggGTTATTTAATGTCAATAATCCATCCTAAGCCTCTTCTTTAATCCATCCTATTAATTATCCTATATTAATCTTATTTTTACTATCATTTAACTTATATTACTACCGTGGAAGGGCAACCTGTTACAAAGGTCACCCTTCATTTTAAACGCCTGAAGACTTCTTAAACGCACCTTTCACCCACTTTTATTCACTTTTAACCTTTCACCTCCCTTTTTCACCTGCTTCtcattttctctttctttttcatcttttttattttcattcaataaatcCCCATTATCGTCTATATTGAAGATACATCGAAGATTCGATATCTGCATATTCAAGCTGCACCATGGATAAGGTATGTATATCTTATTTgacaaaaattttagggttttcaTGTAATTATTGCGCTAATTTTTTAGGGTTTTCCATTTAAATACTCTGTTTTTACCTTTATTGATTTTCAATTACTTTACACTCAGGTATAATTTTACTTTTATATTCTCGCAAATGGTTGAGGGTTTttgaattgattttaattttttgtTTAGGGAAATTCAAATGATTTTATAACTGTCAAATTATGGTATGGAGGATCATTTGCTAGAAATGAAGTAGGACTGGTGTATAAGGGTAAGATATTTAGGACGAGTGTTGTAGATGAAGATGAATTTTGTTGGTTTACAATACTTGAAGAGGCAGAAAAATATGGTAGATTTAATAGAGAATCTGATGCAATTTATTGGTTTATTCCTGAAGTGGGATTACAAAAGGGTAGTTGATGACATTGGTGTTGGTGGTATGTTTAAATATGCTGCTAAATACAGGATTGTTGAGTGCTATTTGGTTCTTGGTAATGAACTGGCCCACTTAATGCACATGCTTGAGGTGGGTTAAAGGGGAAGGAAATGGTGAGCCTGTAGTTAACTATGGTAAAAAAATTAACTTCTAGGAGAAAGGTGGAATCTAGTAAAAGTATAAGAGGGTAAAGGGGATGGAATCTCGTAAGAGTAAGAGGGTAAATGAGGCATCTTTTAATGAAGCATCTTCTGGTAAGACTACAACTGAGGGACTACCTCCCAAAGATAGCATTGAATATTCAGAAAAAAGTCATCAAAACAAGGCTGGCCACATTAAATCTCACCCCTctatcaaacaacaacaaaaaaagcaGTGAAACCCTAAAAGAACCATCTTCCCAAAAGctaaaaacaaaccctaaacctATCATCCCCTCACCCAGATCTCCATCAGAACAACCACAACCTGAACAGTTCTTTGATTTCAATGACATAACTATATCAAGTCACTTTgcttcatatgaggaggatgcaGACTTGGCATGCGTTAATGCAAATGTTGAGTTAGAGGATGAAGATATAAGTGAGGGTGAAGATCTTGGTTATGACCCTAATCTTGATGGAAATATAAGTGATTCAGAAGTTGATGTTGAGGAGGGTCAGTTCGAAGATGATTTTGTAGTTGAGGAGGGTCAGGATAAAAGGGAAGCTGATTTTGTAGTTGAGGAGGGATTTACTCAGGCACAATATGAGTCTGATGGCAACTCAGAGGATGAAGACTTAAAAGAGGCAAGACAGAGGGCGAAGGATTGGATCAATTCCAATACATGAGTAATCCTCTGATGGCTAATTTTTTTAAAACGGTCAAATTTCTGTATCACAAGCTTATGAGTTATGATGCATCACAATTGAGAATTTGTGTACAATTTATAACCTCATCATATCATGAtctctttattttcttttaatgGTTTATATTCTTTTCTTAAACAAACCGACATTTATAATTTCAAGAATTGGATAATGAAGTAGGAAATATAGTACATTAAGTTAAACCaattaaataaaatgaatctcttcatttattttaaaaaatggAGAGAATAAGAAATATATAACTTTTTGTTAAAGTCTTTTATTTCACCTTTTTTTTAAATAGTTAAGTTTTGTAGGGGATGATTTTGTTCCAAGACTAAATCATATCCTTAAACATCTTCAATTTAATTGTAAGGTTGGGAATGTCACATAACTCACAACTTCACAAGTCACCCATAGATTATTAGTAAATTACAAGTTTGTATCTTGAAAAAAATAGTTGTTTTCTTCATTATATCTATCAAACACGATACATTCAATCActaaaacaaacgaaaaaacaaattCTACAAAAGTTTTAACACATCCCTGTTAATTCATCTCAAACTTTGTTGAAAAACTCGGCTGAATTATCTAATTCCCGACCTAAATGGACATTTAATCCCCTACCTCTAAAATTATGAATGAAAGCCACAACACCAACCTAATCTAATTATCTAAAACCTAAAGTTTTGGAACCAACATTTTTTTCTTTTAGAAATTAAAGTGaaaagtggaaaacatgattaattaattaatgacatcTTTTAGAGTAGGATTCTTCCCCTTAGTGACAAAATTCTGTCATATCAATATATCATAAATCTCATCTCAACTTTTTATCTCCAAAAATGAATAGGAATATGAATGAATTGAACTTTTGAAGACATGACAACTATAGGCAACAAATCCATGGCTTATATAGTGGTTAATTTTTGGGAACATGTTAAATCCTGTCCCATTTATGTCACTAGCTCCACATGTTTGGGCTGGGTCCTTCAAATATGGACTTTGAATCAGGTCTGTTTCTCTCAAAATAAATGATTGAATTTGAGGTCCAAACCTTAGCCCAAACTAGTGATTAATAAGACGACAACTAGACCTGTAAAACGGGTCGGGTCATGGGTAGGgtcaaatacgggtcgggtctCTGGTCGGGCTAAGATTAAAATACGGATCGTAAAAAAGTTTATGACgtcttttattttatcatttttcaGCCGAAAAAACATACTCACTCCTATTCTCTAAGTTCTTTCACAATTGTTTTGGACAAATATTTATTATAATCACAAACGACAGACAAATAAGAAAAGTGGAAGATCTTTGTGAATTTGTCGTTTTATGAGATGTGTAAGATCTTAGAGAATAAGAGGAACTACTTCTTAAAATTAAGTCATACTCCCTCCAATCGAATACATTGGTAACATTTACTTTTTTGAATGTCAAACTTGGAAAACTTTGACTGTAAATTCCGAAAAAAATTGAAACTTTGAACGACAAAACTAACATATTTGGATTTGCAATGAAAATGTGTatcttaaaaatatatttttcgtAGAAAAAAGTTGTGTATAAATTGAGAAACATACGGTCAAAGTGTCGTCTCGAAAACTACCAAAAAGTAAATGTTACCAATGAATTAGATTGGAGGggatattaataatataattatattcattatttattgtacttatattaagacatttataaaaataatttttttaaatagttttatttttatttaatgaTAGAAAAGTTATACTCCgtataaaattgatttttaaattaatcttttaattaaaaatattaaaataattatttttatatttattatttcaaatataatataatatatttatattttattaatattctTGATTTATCATTGACCCATCGGGTCAAATGGCCGGATCAGGTTCAACCGTAAAATAACGAGTTATTTCGAGTCACCGTAAAATAACGAGTTATTTCGAGTCAAGGTTTACGGGTTTTTTACTCCAAAAAACCGGGTAGGATAGGGTCGGTTTACGGGTCGGGTCATGCTTTCTAAAGAGTAAAGACAACCCATTTTAGACAAAAAAATAATTGAATTGGATTAATTATTAAAGGCAAAAAAAACTTAAAAGGGTACAAAAATCAGGGTTGTTAAGAAAGCTTTAAATTTGCCTTATCTttaaaacatggataaaatgaTAGTAGGAGAAAAGTAATCGATCAACTCGATTTTTCCAAactcgggtaagctcgagatcggctaAACTTCAATTTTTTTCCCATGAGAACAAGCCGAACAGGGCCAAGATCGTATTTGACTCGTCTCGTTATATATCAGCCCTTGTAGTAGGATTTGTAGTAACAACTTTATACTAGACGCAAAATGCTCTCTTACTCCAACTTATCACTTAGAACAAGATTATTTCCAAATAGCTAAAGTGCTATCTAAAACAACTATTTTTAACAACTTTAGTATAGTGAAATATTTTACTAAACTCGTTTTTTATCCAAATAAACTCATATTTTATAGATAGTCTGAACTCTACTCTTTTTtataactattttttttttagaattatcaCTGAAAAATATAAAATCACGGTAATGAACTTACTGTATTTTGGGTTCTCTTATtaatactccctctcatccagaccaaaggttacagttgctttatcacacttgtcgaggcacgttttgtaacgtgcatatctttagttacacattattaaaaattataaaaatttgatattcttatagcattcatgacgataaatcaaacaagatctcacatgactatattttgtcttatagaataagaataatatcaaagattatCATCCACCataaatagtgccaaaaagcaagTGTTAGCTTTGgcttggatgggagggagtataagctTATCTTTTtaccaaaaagaaaaagaaaatttaaaatgaGTTTGTACCACTAATTTATTACAAATTTCTCCAATACCCTTCTCTAAAAAAAATGAAccccctcaaaaaaaaaataaaaaaataaatgaacAATCGCATTGAAGTTTCACTAATAAGATATTCAAGCTCAAACTCTCATTTTCTTTTTTCAAAGATTCCAGTTTAATTCCTTCCTAATTCTATCAGTGATTCACGTTTAATCTaccttaactttttttttttttttgtcaagatCCACCAAAATCAAGTTAACAATGTCTCACTAATGTTTTAAAAGAAATTTTCATGAAAATTTTGAGACCAAAGTCATATTGTCAATTGTCATAGTCTCATAGACATGTGTTATTGTGTTTGTCAATCCAAACTCTATTGGCATATACAAACGTAATGCAAACATGCATGTGCCAATAAGGCTAGAATCTAGAGAGATCTAGTGAGTGATCTTACGTACCATCCGAAAAATTAGTGTTCAGGGAGTGCCCTCCGTCCGTCCCAAATTCCGTGTTCATATTATTATCCTACCTGCACCAAACAAATAAGCCTAGTGTGACATAAAACACAAGCTGACTCGACTTGCCTCAACTTTAATAGTGTCGAAATGACATTATACGTAAATGACTCGATAAAACATTTAGGGAATTCAAAGCATTATCAAAATCCGAAACAACCCAATTCACTCCAACTCAAAACAGGGCCATCAAATACATTTGACAGGGCCGATTCAAAAACACTTTTGAGGTTCCAGGTAATAGAATAACTCACTTTCTGACTTTCTGTAATAGGCGGTACTCGAACGTGGTGGACATTTAGCTAGCAAATTAGACTTTAAAAGCCTTTGGGTTCGAGTTTTGAAAACCTTTTAAACTTGCTATTAAACGGACCTAAACTCGAGTTAATAATTTGATTGGTCCTGTAGTAGTTAACTGTACCAATAGAATCCAAAGTAACAGAGCACTCTTGCTCCCCACAAACTCCAACATAACTCTGCTAGCTTTCACTATCATAAACAAAGGATCAAAATTTATGACCCCCCATTTCCATACTTGGTTCTTCTTTCTCCTCTATAGATAAAGCAATAATCTCACTTTTCTCTTGTGTGGGTCTCTATACTCTATACTCTACATTCTACATATTCTTTTCATTACATTTATCTTTTGAGTATTTCCATCATTTTTTCTATTGATTATTATGTtcctactattattactattattacttttCCGATTTAGTTATTACGGTATTTCTAATATATATATCCTTAGAATAAACTTTAAGTATACGAAACTGATTATAAAAAGATACATAAAAATATTTTACTTTGATTTCAGTAAATATGGTAAATATGCTTGAATTGACACTTTATTAACTCATGATATATTCTTGTGAATTTTTATTTATTAGGGcagttaaaaaaaattgtttattttCACTTTGAAAAACAATGTAAGCAAATACTATAGTATATATACTCCATAACTTAGAAAATTGTAAATAAACACAACCTTGATGAATGGAACCAGGGAGATAGGATTCACTTCGTTACCTCAAAAGAAATGGATGGTCCATTATCACTATTAGATTCATTTTTATATATTATTTCTCCTACACAATTACACATCACTATCTATTACTTAAAGTTTTCAGGATAATATTTAGATCGTTGAGAGAAAATAATAGGAAGGATACAAATTGTGATGAATAGTGTTGCCGTAGATAGTGAATATACTTTTGCATGAGTTAAAATGTAAAATCTTCTTAACGGTTTTATTCATATTTTGCAGATATTATTTAATAAAGGAGCATACTTATTCAGTTTTAATTACAACAAAATTATATTTCTAATTGTATAAATTATTTATACAATTAGACAGAATAAGTATTGAAAAATGAGAAGCACTACTAAAAAATTTTGTCTTATAAAGCACTCATCTCAATTCTCATTACACACAATCATTTCAAATCCATTGACTCCCTCCTTACAAAATCCCCTTAAAGGCCATACTCCATAAAACAACCTCATAAACATCAACCATGTCCACAACAAGTCTTCCAGCTTACAAGAAGCCTCCTCACCAACGAGACGACTCCGGTGAGCTTGACGTCTTTGAAGCCGCACGGTACTTCTCTGACTACAATGACAACAATGCCCTTGTAGGGAGTGAAGAGATAGTAATCAAAGATGGTAGACAACAAGGGTATTTAAGGCAAGGTAGGGCTAGCTTAGACCTACCCTCcttaaaacaacaacaacatcaacattaCTACAAACAATATCATCAAAACTACACAATTTCACaacaactacaacaacaacaacaacaccgcgAAGAAAAGAAGAAACACAAGCAACCAAGTTCGCCGGGTGGTAAGATAGCTCATTTTTTAAACTCGATTTTTAACCAAACAATTATGACgtcgaaaaagaaaaaacaaacaaaatcaacACAATCTATGAAAGATGAAGATGAAAGCCCTAGTGGTAGAAGGAAGAGGAGGAGTAGCATGAGCTATATTCGGTCGACAaataataatgttgttgttgatgcAAAATCCATGGATGATTCTTCAAATTTAGGGTTTAGAACACCACCTTCTTATACTATgagctcttctacaaaaccttaCCAAAATGCCAAGAGTTTTGTTGATTACAAACAAGTTTTAGCAACTTTGTCTAAGTACAAGATTCATGAAAATGGGAATAATGTTAATCTTAAGGATGATAAAATCAAGGGTAACAAAAACGGGATTGTTGAAAAAGCAAAGAATTATGGAAATAGTGTTAATCATGGTGATTATCaagagaagaaaagagaaataattaagaagtttaatgaagaagttgatgatggtGCAGAAAGTGATGAAAGTTCTGATCTTTTTGAGCTTAAAATTGATtatgattttgagttttgttcAAGTGGTTTGCCTGTTTATGAAACTACTCATTTGGATAACATCAAGAGACCTTCAACAACAATTACAAGTACTAATGGATCACTTAAACATTAACCATGGTTAATTTaagtattttgtttttgtttttaagaatggatcatctgttccactttcgTATTCCATCTTGTGTCTCATCCCTTTAGCTTCTGACATGTCATTATTTATGTAATGTGATTTACACGGTCTTTTCCATGATCAAAATAGGACAGAAGATGGGACACGAAAATGGGACAGATAATTTTATCTCTTTTTTCTTAAGATGTAATGGATGTGTATGTAGATGAGAGGGAGATTGGTTTGAATGGATTTCTTGTTGTAATGGTTTTGATAATAGCATAGTAGTAGTATCTATTGGTTTTGTATTTGTTTCTAATTAGTGTAACTTGATGCAAGAGTTTTGTGTTATGTTGATAATGGAAATATGAAATGCTTGGGTTCGTTTGTAACAACTAGTTTAGTCTGGATTCGAAGTGGTACGTTACCACGATTATGTAGTCGATCAATATCTTCATCTCAAAATTCTAATAATGTTGCATACTAAGACTTCGTTTTAAAGCTCGTTTTAATCCTAACTTATCTCATTTATTTATACGGAGTATTTTTAAGTCGATTAATATCGACTTTAACCATTATAACACGAGACACTATTATACTTGTACCTAGggctgttaatgagacgagacagctcgcgagcaactcgagctcggctcgggctcggactcggctcgagagcttaacgagtccAGCTGAGCAAACGTTGGCTCGGCTCGAAAAGCTTGTGATCGAGCGGCTCAAACTTGTGTAGTTAGATGAGACgatattactcatattttataaaaatattttgtcATGATTATATATTTGTACCACACATATCAAAAATGTCTTATTGATTTTCCAATATTTGTATAAAACTTTCGAGCCTTGTTATTGAACATATCGAGAGAGAAAAAACGACAATTCAacaattatatataggctcgagTTGAGCTCGAGTTTGGTTCGAGCTCAcattaaagctcgcaagcttgataACGAGCACAATTTTTTCAAGCTTGAAATCGGCTCAAACTCGAGTTTTACTttatgagcacaagccgagcaaggccaagctcgggctcgttaacacccctactcgtactatatatatatatatatatatatatatatatatatatatatatatatatatatatatatatatatgtcatataatctgtaaaaatcaaataaaagtGGAAAAAAAGGATTGGTGAAAACATAGAAGTGTCAAATTCAAGATCACATGAGTAGATTGAGGCAAGATTTATTGATTAGTGACCCACCAACAAATTTTAACTTTAGTAAATCAAGCATCTTTGAATGGTGAAATTATTTATAAGTGGTCACATTTTCTTTTGacttattgtttggaacaaaagCACCTTCATGCTTGTTATTATGATGTGTCATCCCAAATAAGTACGACGTACTATATAAAATTTTAAACATTTTAAATTAGGTACTTTCTCAATTCCTCTCTTTCAACTATTTTACGTATTTATTCTTTGtgagagtattttaatcaaatataaacaaCTAATTGAATGCGAGAAAGTAGGCCAGACCGTGGAATTTGGGAAAATTTCCTTTATCCTATTTATACGGCCTCATTTAACATTGATTTTCAGACAAGTTAATTGTGATCGATATTTTCTTATAATATTAGAGTAGATAGTTATTAACCACCCGTACAAAATTttaaaaatgataaaataaaaaatatattatgAGAAAAATGATTGTCGAAAACTCATGACATTGATTGATTATAAAAGGCGAGCTCGATGATatatattacttctttctattcGAGTTCGTTTTATAATATAAAACCGTCTCTTATTAGACTTGACGAGAAGTCAAAGGGTATAGGGATCTTGGATCTAATGACCTTGAGTTTTTAAAGTCCATTACTCTTAAACTCAACATGTTTAATTGGCCCAAGATATCGTATAATCGCTCTGTGACGAACTTGTGGGTTTGTGGCCCAACTATAGTTGAGCCTCCTTGCAGAAGGGTGAAAGCCCAAAGCAGTGTGATATCTACTTTTGTTTTCTTAATTTTTCACATAAAATATGGTACTTCTTCCGTCCCAGTAAGTGGTAACATCTACAATTATTCAAGTAGATAAATTTTTTCACAAAATAAAGAAGGAATTTTATTTAACTATTGGAATGACCACCGTAAAAAGAAAAACTCCATCAGTCTCGATTATTTGTTATCCTATTTtatttggggtgtctcagtcaattatcgtcctttttattttaggaaCGCATCTGATGAGTAACTTGATctttcacactcaatttgattCTCTTTTCTTGATCTTTTTCGTTAAAATCAAAGaataacaattgaccgggacggagagaATAGACAGTAAATTAAGACATGAAACCTTTGCTCAGCTGTGGACCATGCAAAGAAATGGACATGCATCCGTTTCTAACTCGCAACATAAATGGGATGTTCCAAAAGAGCAA
Encoded here:
- the LOC141598871 gene encoding protein BIG GRAIN 1-like E, which encodes MSTTSLPAYKKPPHQRDDSGELDVFEAARYFSDYNDNNALVGSEEIVIKDGRQQGYLRQGRASLDLPSLKQQQHQHYYKQYHQNYTISQQLQQQQQHREEKKKHKQPSSPGGKIAHFLNSIFNQTIMTSKKKKQTKSTQSMKDEDESPSGRRKRRSSMSYIRSTNNNVVVDAKSMDDSSNLGFRTPPSYTMSSSTKPYQNAKSFVDYKQVLATLSKYKIHENGNNVNLKDDKIKGNKNGIVEKAKNYGNSVNHGDYQEKKREIIKKFNEEVDDGAESDESSDLFELKIDYDFEFCSSGLPVYETTHLDNIKRPSTTITSTNGSLKH